DNA sequence from the Thalassotalea sp. 273M-4 genome:
GACTAATTGACTTTATTTGATGCACTACCAATGTAGTAGTAAATTGTCCATTCTGATTTAAACAAGCTGGCTGTTGGGACTGCGTGGGCCGCTAGCATCACATCCGACGTAGGGCTGGTAAATTCAATTTTATAACCACCATCATTCCTTGGCGCTTCAACGGCCTGCCATTTAGTACCTAAACATTGCGTTGTGGTGATTTTGGCATTGTTAAAGTAGTAGTCTACAACCTCTTTATTAGGCGCCGAAACACTGCAAGAATATGTATGTTCAGTGCCCCAAGCCCAAATTTGACAGGCATCTCCAACCAAATGATATTTGGCTTTCCAAATCTGGGAAGCTCGGGTCTCAAGCTGACTTTGCTTTAATCGGGTAAAATTATTTTGATACTCGTTAATAAGCGCATTAATTTTTTGACACGGCTTTTCTACTTTCTCAACCACCGCCGCTGTTTGTGCATCCGGCACCGAATTACAAGCGATAAGTAGAGCACTCCCCAGCAACAAAGACGTATTTTTTAGGTTGAACATAGATTTCCCCTTTCCAATTTCGGTATTTCAAAAATTATCTAAGCATAATTACCTATGCATTAAATATCCCTAGCCTTAAGTCTAAAGTCATTTAACAACTCTGCGAAGATATGGTAAAAAACAACAGAAGCTTTAGTCATCGTGTTGCCCCCCTACCTTAATCTTTAGCAAAACCGCTTTAACATTTTTTGGCATTAACATCGGAGTATGGCGACGAAGAGATAATATGCACATCTCTTTGTGGATACGGAATCGCAATATTTTCTCGCTTTAAACTCTGATAAATCAATTTATGAGCATGGTATTTGGTGGCGTACAAACTGACCGTCGGTGTCCACAATCGAATACTGATAATGATGGCACTGTCACCAAACTCATCTATACCAAATAGCGGCTTTTTTTGTTCACTAACAAAATCTTGCGATTCGATAACCGGTTTAAGAAAATCGATAACCGCTAAAGGGTCATGTTTATAAGAAATGCCAACGCTTAGCTCCAACAAAGAGTCATGGTGAGAATTATGTAACACTTCACCCACAATATGTTTATTTGGAATTGTGATATAAACCCCATCTTCATCCACTAAGATGGTGTACGCCAATAACACTTCTTCTACAATCCCTGTAACCCCTTGCACTTTTATGGTATCGCCAACAACAAAAGGGCGCAGCAAAATAATATTAAAACCGGCGGCATAGTTCGATAAAAGCCCTTGAATGGCAAGACCTGCCCCTAATGAAATCGCCCCGATAGCCGCAACAAATGGAGTCAAACTGATCCCCAGTTTACCCAGCGCAATGATTAAAATTAATGCCACTAAAATCATCTTGGCGGTGTTGGCTAAAAACCGGCTTAAGGTAATATCAATATTTTTACGCTCACAGAGGTTTAACACCACTTTTGAGACCTTTCCCGCCACAATAAAGCCAATAATAAAGATAAGAAAAGCACCAACCAGTTGAATCGAGTAATTGGCAAAAAACGTGATAATAATGTCGTAAAAACTGTTTAGGTAATTGATTTCATCCTGAATAAGACTGGTCGGGGTAAAGCCATCACCATTTGGTATCGGTGCAGACTCTGACATAATCGTTTTTGTTATGGGTGTTTGTTCAGTGGCCATATCTAGTTAGAACAAGGAAGTCATCATTACAGCCTAGAAAACATCTGCAAATACTGCAACTTGAGTCAAAAATTGACGTCAACATTTCAACTGGTACGCCTTGCAAGATTATACCAATCCCACTCATAAGATATGAACACCTAACATCGCAGAGGATATTTTGGGGACGTGCATTTTTCCCTTGCATTAAAAATGCTACAATGCGAAATCAACACCCAAAAAGGTATTTTATGGCATATATTTCTATTGACGATTTAAAACATGCTTGGGTCTTTAAACGCAAAGACTTACCCATTAGCGAATCCGATTTCAACAACATTAAACCTATGACCCCTGCGCGTTCTGCTACGCTTTGGGCTGCTACGATTAGCAACCAAGTTGATCACCCCGATTTTTTTACCGACAGCGACTGGGTATTACAACCAGAGTATTGGCTTGATAGTGGCTTTTGGGAAACCACTTGGGAAGGTGACGAGCTTGACTTACCTGAGCCTATATTGGCGCATTTAGATTGGCAAGATAATACGGTCGTGTATTTTTGCTTATCACGAAAGCTGGTGATTGAAAGCAATTGGGGTACTTTTAAACGTTGCTGGAAGAACTTCTTAATGATGGACGATGGTCCATTTTTGGTGGCGAAAAAACGCCCTCAGGTCGTTCAATTCTTGTCTGATGGCAGTTATAAAATCGGCAATAAGCCCAATTAATTTTAATATCGGTTTACTCTCTTGCATCCAAGAAACAAGCACCTAAAGGGCTACGACTTTCAAAAACTCAGCGAAAGTCATCCACCATTAACGCCTTTCGTTAAAGCCAGTGGCTTTGGCACATTAACCATCGATTTTTCCAATATTGACGCGGTTAGGGCGCTCAATTATGCGCTATTAAAACACCATTACAATATTCAACATTGGCAGTTTGATCGAATCCATCTATGCCCTGGGGTACCGGGTCGGGTAGATTATATTCACTATTTAGCTGATTTATTAAAGCGCAGTAATAATCAATTACCCGCTCCTGGCGGTAAAGTTAGGGCTTTGGATATCGGCACCGGAGCCACTTGTATCTACCCATTATTGGGGCACAGTCAATACGGTTGGCAATTTGTTGGCTCTGATATCGCGCCTAAATCAATCGCCAGTGCGAAAGCGATTGTTCAAGCCAACCCGCATTTATCTGAGCATATAGAGTGTCGTTTACAAAGTGAGCCAGAGCACATATTTAAAGGCCTTATCAAGCCAGGTGAACGTTTTGATTTAACCCTGTGTAACCCACCGTTTCATCGCTCTGTACAAGAGGCAGAAACAGGCAGTCGGCGAAAATGGCAAAACCTCTCCCCATCAACCAAGGACGCGGTAAATAGTGACCAACCAGTGTTAAATTTCGCAGGCCATCAAGCCGAACTGTATTGCCCTGGTGGTGAGCTTCGCTTTGTCAGTAAAATGATCCGAGAAAGTCGCCACTTTAGCAAGCAAGTGCTTTGGTTTAGCTCATTGGTAGCCAAAAAGGAAAATTTGAGAGGGATAAAATTAGCGCTCAAAAAAGCGGGGTGCGCTCAATCTGAAATAATAAACATGCACCAAGGTAATAAAATCAGCCGGTTTGTCGCTTGGAGTTTTCACCCTCAAGAGCTGCACGCACATTGGTGCCACCAACATTTTAAAAAATCAATGTAGTCCGTTGTTATGAGTAAAATATCACACCGCCTATTGAACATAACCGAAATGATCTCAAAGCCTTACCAACAAGTTTGGGACTGCTGTTGTGATCATGGTTTATTAGGGCTGCATCTACTTGAGCATAAGATCGCAAACGACGTGGTGTTTATTGATATTGTGCCAGAATTAATGCAAAAGCTTGTCAAAAAGCTATCAAGCTTAGAGCAGCGCACCCATAATTTCCCAAAATGGCAAGTCAAATGTGAAGATGTTGGTTTCATTACGCTTGATAAAGCGCTTAAGCAAACGCCATTATTCATTATTGCCGGGGTTGGAGGAGATTTAACCTTAGAATTGGTGCGTTCCATTTGCCAACGCAATGACAATCATCAACTGGAGTTTTTACTTTGTCCGGTACACCATAATGCGACCTTACGAGAAGGCTTAACCAGTTTAGGTTTTGGTTTGATTAATGAGCGAATCGTTAAAGAGAACCAACGCTTTTATGAAATCATCCATGTGAGCCAAGCGATAAACCAACCCATTGTTGAGATAGGCTCAATAATGTGGGACTTAACAACCCCTGTGCATCAAGAGTACCAACAAAAACGCTTACAGCACTACCAGCGCCGACTCAATAGTCGAGATCAGCAGACCAAGGCTCAAGCGCAGCGCTTAGTAAGGGCTTACCAAGCGTTGCTTGTCGAGCAATAAACCATTACGACTCAAGGTTTAATGAGCGTACTTCTTTGATCGTCTGCTCTTTTAATGTCTCTTTAGTTTTTCCATGAGCGGTTGGCATTCTTGTTTTCGGATCAAGCGACACAAATACAATATCATCGGCCAAACAAATGGTTTTTTTGGTGATTTTATTTCGCACCAAACAGGTCACCGTAATGGAAGTACGACCAACTTTTTTAACCGACAAACCAAACTCAACAATATCGCCTTCAAAAGCCGGTGATTCAAAGACAATTTCACCTATGTGCTTAGTCACAATACAATTGGTTTCTAATTGGCAAATCGCAAAAATAGCGGCCTCTTCGTCAATCCATTCTAAAGCTCTGCCACCAAATAACGAGTGCGCGTAGTTGAGATCATTAGGCATCACCAAACGGCGAGAAAGAAAGTGCATAAAATTTCCAAAAAATTGTAGGTCATTAATTAATGCCGTTGATTATACGCTAAAAGATGGCATCGTTTAATAACAAAAACTTAACGATAAAAAAGTCCAGTGGTTTTACCCTAACTGGACTTTGATAATCTGCTCTAGTGAGTGACTTGCGCCGCTCTAAATGATACTTTGTAAAACACGCTATAGAGCACGGGCACCGCAATCAAGGTTAATACGGTAGCAAAGGCTAAACCGCCCATAATCGTCACCGACATATCGGCAAAGAACGGATCGAAAATCAACGGTGAAATCCCTAATATGGTGGTTATTGCCGCCAACGATACCGGTCTTAAACGACTGACACTGGCATCGACAATGGCTTGATGCGCTGCTTTACCTTCTTGAATTTGCAGATCAATTTCTTCTAATAACACAATCGCATTTTTGATCAACATGCCAAACAGACTTAAAAAGCCAAGTAACGACATAAAGCCAAACGGTAAGTCTGCTAAGAGCAAACCACTGACCACACCAACTAATGCCATTGGCACCAACAACCAAATGATCAGTGGTTGTCGTGCTCGGCCAAAGAGTAAAACACT
Encoded proteins:
- a CDS encoding mechanosensitive ion channel family protein encodes the protein MSESAPIPNGDGFTPTSLIQDEINYLNSFYDIIITFFANYSIQLVGAFLIFIIGFIVAGKVSKVVLNLCERKNIDITLSRFLANTAKMILVALILIIALGKLGISLTPFVAAIGAISLGAGLAIQGLLSNYAAGFNIILLRPFVVGDTIKVQGVTGIVEEVLLAYTILVDEDGVYITIPNKHIVGEVLHNSHHDSLLELSVGISYKHDPLAVIDFLKPVIESQDFVSEQKKPLFGIDEFGDSAIIISIRLWTPTVSLYATKYHAHKLIYQSLKRENIAIPYPQRDVHIISSSPYSDVNAKKC
- a CDS encoding DUF2947 family protein, which gives rise to MAYISIDDLKHAWVFKRKDLPISESDFNNIKPMTPARSATLWAATISNQVDHPDFFTDSDWVLQPEYWLDSGFWETTWEGDELDLPEPILAHLDWQDNTVVYFCLSRKLVIESNWGTFKRCWKNFLMMDDGPFLVAKKRPQVVQFLSDGSYKIGNKPN
- the rlmF gene encoding 23S rRNA (adenine(1618)-N(6))-methyltransferase RlmF; its protein translation is MHPRNKHLKGYDFQKLSESHPPLTPFVKASGFGTLTIDFSNIDAVRALNYALLKHHYNIQHWQFDRIHLCPGVPGRVDYIHYLADLLKRSNNQLPAPGGKVRALDIGTGATCIYPLLGHSQYGWQFVGSDIAPKSIASAKAIVQANPHLSEHIECRLQSEPEHIFKGLIKPGERFDLTLCNPPFHRSVQEAETGSRRKWQNLSPSTKDAVNSDQPVLNFAGHQAELYCPGGELRFVSKMIRESRHFSKQVLWFSSLVAKKENLRGIKLALKKAGCAQSEIINMHQGNKISRFVAWSFHPQELHAHWCHQHFKKSM
- a CDS encoding tRNA (adenine(22)-N(1))-methyltransferase TrmK, whose amino-acid sequence is MSKISHRLLNITEMISKPYQQVWDCCCDHGLLGLHLLEHKIANDVVFIDIVPELMQKLVKKLSSLEQRTHNFPKWQVKCEDVGFITLDKALKQTPLFIIAGVGGDLTLELVRSICQRNDNHQLEFLLCPVHHNATLREGLTSLGFGLINERIVKENQRFYEIIHVSQAINQPIVEIGSIMWDLTTPVHQEYQQKRLQHYQRRLNSRDQQTKAQAQRLVRAYQALLVEQ
- a CDS encoding acyl-CoA thioesterase, giving the protein MHFLSRRLVMPNDLNYAHSLFGGRALEWIDEEAAIFAICQLETNCIVTKHIGEIVFESPAFEGDIVEFGLSVKKVGRTSITVTCLVRNKITKKTICLADDIVFVSLDPKTRMPTAHGKTKETLKEQTIKEVRSLNLES